The Coregonus clupeaformis isolate EN_2021a chromosome 39, ASM2061545v1, whole genome shotgun sequence genome contains the following window.
acccctaatatgtatgtatggttctatgttggccggtgtggttcccaatcagaggcagctgtcgttcgttgtctctgattggggaccatacttaggcagcctattggcactagtgggttgtgggatcttgttccgtgtaaggtttgttgtgtgttaccttaggacttcacgtgtcgttggtttattgttttgtcgagtgtttattaagttaaaataaacatgtatgcatatcacgctgcgccttggtccgtcccgtcaatcaacgagcgtgacagttaagcatatcccagtttagatcaccaagcagtacgaactctgaggatagatggggggcaaggaattcacatatggtgtccagggcacaactgggggctgaggagggtctgtagcaagcggtaacagtgagagacttatttctggaaaggtggatttttagaagtagaagctcaaactgtttgggcacagacctggatagtatgatagagctctgcaggctatctctacagtagattgcaactccgccccctttagcagttctatctagacggaaaatgttgtagttcgggatggacatttctgaatttttggtggccttcataagccaagattcagacactgctagaacatcagggttggcagagtgtgctaacgcagtgaataactcaaacttggggaggaggcttctgatgttaacatgcaagaaaccaaggcttttttggttacagaagtcaacaaatgatagcgcctgggtggtaggagtgatactgggggctacagggcctgggctaacctctacatcaccagaggaacagaggaggaatagaataaggatacggctaaaggctttaagaactggtcttctagtgctttgggtacagagaataaaaggggcagatttccgggcgttgtagaatagattcagagCGTTATGgttatgagtacagtggaggtacacctaagcattgggtaactatgaaagagatagcatcgctggaggtaccggttgagccggtctccgcgtgtatgggggttgggacaaaggagctctctgaggctggttgagcgggacttgggggtctacagtgaaattgtataataagaattaacccaaacagcaataggctaggcatattgacatgggagagaggcataacgcaatcacaggtgttattcgagagggctaagacaacaactggtaatggcgacgaaagtttgggctgaggctaaacagataaacaggatggggtactgtgtaaaggaacagtccagcaggcattagctgtgtagctgagtgatcataaagtccagtgaacagcaataagtaagtccgggagcagttcgtaggctgttacagcacaggcgagcaggaggcacggctgttgattgcgcgtgctagcgggccggggctagcagatggatcttcgtggtcatcgcaacgggaagcctgttgaaaccacatcagacgattacgtcggcagaccagtcgtgatggatcggcggggctccgtgtcaacactaggaggtcccatccggttgacagagaggtagatagccgggagatgggcctggctcaaggctagctcaaggctaactggtacgtcgggacagtggtgattagccaacaacaacatccattcggttgcagctagctagttgtgatggTCTGgagttaaggtccagtgattcagtgattctggcagaaaatccgatatgctctgggtcgatagcacgctgtgcagactggccgataattgtccaggctagagctggctggtaggtagtgcaggccacggacagtggtgaagaccgttaatggtggctaatagcaagtagctagttagctggctagctggctagtttcagccgtaggttcttgataaaaataaagaaataatagaatccgttctacattgggtgaggcgggttgcaggaaagtatatttagttaaaggatggaaagtgagatagagaaatatatacgaaaaaaagacaacaacaaaaaaactaacAGGCTATTAACACGAGCAGACAACAGAATACGCGaccgcactactacgccatcttggattcaatgttgttgaaatgttgaagttgaaatggtgctggaatagtagACACAggtcctgttttctttgtgacttgcggtaactctccttggttctaaatcaatagttgtttagtagtccgaaaatgttggaaaatagccatattacaacctatgctgtaggtcatgtaactttTTGCTACATGCgatatgctttgtggactaaaccggacagaggttgcgctccagttttgtgatgaaacaaaggtgtggttgaatttattctgccactgtgttttCTTACCACTGTGTCTCGGCATTAGGTCTATATATCacagtcgcaaggcatatgaactaacaggttatagagcaaacaatgcaattatcacaacacataggttgtaatatggcttttttttctggctccctaatgatttatttcaggcaTTCTCAGTGATTTTACTCATGCACCACTACTGTCTCTGCTGCACATACTGTAGGGGTGCAGAACGAGTCCATATTTATcctttaatttgtttattttcttcaCATAAACCAGACTATATGGCTGCACTGTAATTGATTATTAGGCTACTGTTATTGGTAACAGTGCATCCACATATTAGCTCACTATTGGCAAGCGCCAAAATAACAATCACACCATTTGAACCAATGAGTTATGTGTTTATAAACTACAGTAATAATTTACTATCTATAAAAACCCTTTACAACCTCCCTTTGGATATTCCCTCATGTAAAGTATTATAAACTCATATAAAGTAGATCTACCCTAATGTAAAGTGTTAACATGaacatgggggggggggggctgaggAAAGGGATGGGAAACCCTGTACTAAACCTTTTTCTAAATCTCCCCTTCCGGATCACCACTCTCTCCCATCGGAACCCTTTCTACCTCAGGTCCTCCTTCTATACAAGCACATATTGCGACaccacagcaacaacaacaaagaacCACGCACAGACTCAACAATATCAAGTAATTCAGTGTGGTGGTCCAGAAGGCAAACAGGTACAGGGTCTTGTTACAGTACAGATCCTTCTCAGTCAGAGTCTGGTTGTAGTTGGACTGGTACGGGTCCTTCTCAGTCAGAGTCTGGTTGTAGTTAGGCTGATAGATGGAGTAGATCCACACgttacctagagagagagagagagagagagagagagagagagaaagagaatttgTAGGACTGGTACGAATCTCTACACAGGATCAAGTTCATATGCATGTCTCAAGCATTATAGATTTATAATCAACAATCCATCCCTTCGTCCGTACGCAAACCCACGCACACCACCCCCACCTggccacacacactcacccagggtacacgcacacacacacacacacacacacacacactaccccccaCCTCCCCACAGACACCCCTCAGACTCACCATTGATGAACCAGCAGAACAGGAATGTGTCCAACAGGCCGTTCCAGAGGGTGCAGACAAGCACCAGATTGGGCTGGCAGAAGCAGAAGGGGAGGATGGTGACCAGGCCAAAGGCCCCCAGAACTATCAGATAGATGGGGATGTAAGGCTGTCGAGGGCAGTCGTTCAGGTACACCGCACCTGTACAGTTGTAACGCACATGTTGGGAACATAGAAACAGAAGCTATTTCTACGGCTAGGAGGGCAGTTGCAGAAACAGAGATATTATAGTGGCTCAAGTACAAAAGTAAAATGCGGTTCAGGACAAAATAGTTTTAATTCATCTACTCACCCATGGCGATGTTAGCAATTAGCAGGGCAACCGGGAGTATATTGCTGCACActaaaggaagagaggagagaagatcaCCTAAtaggttgtcacggtttcggccgaggctgcctctcttccttgctcgggcaggcttcggcgttcgtcgtctccggaatactagctgccaccgttgtatgtttctatgttcgtttggtcttcTCTGGAATTGTTCCCATtgtcgtgttggtgcgctacccgt
Protein-coding sequences here:
- the LOC121554593 gene encoding transmembrane protein 272 isoform X1; translated protein: MKRMPSRLLLVCSNILPVALLIANIAMGAVYLNDCPRQPYIPIYLIVLGAFGLVTILPFCFCQPNLVLVCTLWNGLLDTFLFCWFINGNVWIYSIYQPNYNQTLTEKDPYQSNYNQTLTEKDLYCNKTLYLFAFWTTTLNYLILLSLCVVLCCCCCGVAICACIEGGPEVERVPMGESGDPEGEI
- the LOC121554593 gene encoding transmembrane protein 272 isoform X2, with amino-acid sequence MKRMPSRLLLGAVYLNDCPRQPYIPIYLIVLGAFGLVTILPFCFCQPNLVLVCTLWNGLLDTFLFCWFINGNVWIYSIYQPNYNQTLTEKDPYQSNYNQTLTEKDLYCNKTLYLFAFWTTTLNYLILLSLCVVLCCCCCGVAICACIEGGPEVERVPMGESGDPEGEI